In one Cyprinus carpio isolate SPL01 chromosome B2, ASM1834038v1, whole genome shotgun sequence genomic region, the following are encoded:
- the LOC109111261 gene encoding myelin protein P0-like isoform X1 produces the protein MPSGLIPFSLHLFSFLHPSLSRNPSHTDLRGDRREIMLSVLALTSIVLLGIASQTTAIVVYTSWERHALVGTDVRLSCSFFSWQWTSPDVTFSWHYRPDGAKDSIAIFHYAGGAPYVDNKGPFRDRLEFVGNPSRRDGSILIKNVDFADNGTFTCDAKNPPDIAGRPSHVRLLVFEKVPVQAGVITGAIIGVVLGLLILIVAIYYLMRFLVARRVFSLSMSKHGKKGKGKEGSQQKQVLAVADPVKLKAAASEKKKQESRREKK, from the exons ATGCCCTCTGGTCTCATTCCATTCTCCCTCCATCTCTTCTCCTTTCTCCATCCCTCGCTCTCTCGGAACCCCTCACATACTGACCTGCGGGGAGATCGGAGGGAGATCATGCTGTCTGTACTGGCACTGACGTCCATTGTGCTCTTGGGCATAG CCTCTCAGACCACGGCTATTGTTGTGTACACAAGCTGGGAGAGACATGCGCTGGTGGGCACAGATGTCAGACTCTCCTGCTCTTTCTTCTCTTGGCAATGGACTTCTCCAGACGTAACCTTCTCATGGCATTACCGTCCAGATGGGGCAAAAGACAGCATCGCT ATTTTCCACTATGCAGGCGGAGCACCCTATGTGGATAACAAAGGCCCGTTCCGGGACCGTCTGGAATTTGTGGGGAACCCCAGTCGCCGCGATGGTTCTATCCTGATCAAGAACGTTGACTTTGCAGACAATGGAACCTTCACCTGTGATGCCAAGAACCCACCTGACATTGCTGGCCGCCCCTCTCACGTTCGATTGCTTGTGTTTGAGAAGG ttcCAGTGCAGGCTGGTGTGATAACAGGGGCTATTATTGGCGTAGTGTTGGGACTGCTGATCCTCATTGTGGCAATTTACTATCTCATGCGTTTCCTGGTCGCCAGACGAGTGTTCAGCTTGAGCATGAG TAAACATGGCAAGAAAGGCAAAGGAAAAGAAGGATCACAGCAAAAACAG gttttggctgtgGCGGATCCGGTCAAACTGAAAGCGGCAGCGTCAGAGAAGAAGAAACAGGAGTCTCGCAGGGAGAAGAAATAG
- the LOC109111261 gene encoding myelin protein P0-like isoform X3: protein MPSGLIPFSLHLFSFLHPSLSRNPSHTDLRGDRREIMLSVLALTSIVLLGIASQTTAIVVYTSWERHALVGTDVRLSCSFFSWQWTSPDVTFSWHYRPDGAKDSIAIFHYAGGAPYVDNKGPFRDRLEFVGNPSRRDGSILIKNVDFADNGTFTCDAKNPPDIAGRPSHVRLLVFEKVPVQAGVITGAIIGVVLGLLILIVAIYYLMRFLVARRVFSLSMSKHGKKGKGKEGSQQKQAGPLK, encoded by the exons ATGCCCTCTGGTCTCATTCCATTCTCCCTCCATCTCTTCTCCTTTCTCCATCCCTCGCTCTCTCGGAACCCCTCACATACTGACCTGCGGGGAGATCGGAGGGAGATCATGCTGTCTGTACTGGCACTGACGTCCATTGTGCTCTTGGGCATAG CCTCTCAGACCACGGCTATTGTTGTGTACACAAGCTGGGAGAGACATGCGCTGGTGGGCACAGATGTCAGACTCTCCTGCTCTTTCTTCTCTTGGCAATGGACTTCTCCAGACGTAACCTTCTCATGGCATTACCGTCCAGATGGGGCAAAAGACAGCATCGCT ATTTTCCACTATGCAGGCGGAGCACCCTATGTGGATAACAAAGGCCCGTTCCGGGACCGTCTGGAATTTGTGGGGAACCCCAGTCGCCGCGATGGTTCTATCCTGATCAAGAACGTTGACTTTGCAGACAATGGAACCTTCACCTGTGATGCCAAGAACCCACCTGACATTGCTGGCCGCCCCTCTCACGTTCGATTGCTTGTGTTTGAGAAGG ttcCAGTGCAGGCTGGTGTGATAACAGGGGCTATTATTGGCGTAGTGTTGGGACTGCTGATCCTCATTGTGGCAATTTACTATCTCATGCGTTTCCTGGTCGCCAGACGAGTGTTCAGCTTGAGCATGAG TAAACATGGCAAGAAAGGCAAAGGAAAAGAAGGATCACAGCAAAAACAG GCCGGCCCCCTAAAGTAG
- the LOC109111261 gene encoding myelin protein P0-like isoform X2, giving the protein MPSGLIPFSLHLFSFLHPSLSRNPSHTDLRGDRREIMLSVLALTSIVLLGIASQTTAIVVYTSWERHALVGTDVRLSCSFFSWQWTSPDVTFSWHYRPDGAKDSIAIFHYAGGAPYVDNKGPFRDRLEFVGNPSRRDGSILIKNVDFADNGTFTCDAKNPPDIAGRPSHVRLLVFEKVPVQAGVITGAIIGVVLGLLILIVAIYYLMRFLVARRVFSLSMSKHGKKGKGKEGSQQKQKPKVPLVFISF; this is encoded by the exons ATGCCCTCTGGTCTCATTCCATTCTCCCTCCATCTCTTCTCCTTTCTCCATCCCTCGCTCTCTCGGAACCCCTCACATACTGACCTGCGGGGAGATCGGAGGGAGATCATGCTGTCTGTACTGGCACTGACGTCCATTGTGCTCTTGGGCATAG CCTCTCAGACCACGGCTATTGTTGTGTACACAAGCTGGGAGAGACATGCGCTGGTGGGCACAGATGTCAGACTCTCCTGCTCTTTCTTCTCTTGGCAATGGACTTCTCCAGACGTAACCTTCTCATGGCATTACCGTCCAGATGGGGCAAAAGACAGCATCGCT ATTTTCCACTATGCAGGCGGAGCACCCTATGTGGATAACAAAGGCCCGTTCCGGGACCGTCTGGAATTTGTGGGGAACCCCAGTCGCCGCGATGGTTCTATCCTGATCAAGAACGTTGACTTTGCAGACAATGGAACCTTCACCTGTGATGCCAAGAACCCACCTGACATTGCTGGCCGCCCCTCTCACGTTCGATTGCTTGTGTTTGAGAAGG ttcCAGTGCAGGCTGGTGTGATAACAGGGGCTATTATTGGCGTAGTGTTGGGACTGCTGATCCTCATTGTGGCAATTTACTATCTCATGCGTTTCCTGGTCGCCAGACGAGTGTTCAGCTTGAGCATGAG TAAACATGGCAAGAAAGGCAAAGGAAAAGAAGGATCACAGCAAAAACAG AAACCAAAAGTGCCCCTGGTGTTCATCTCCTTCTAA
- the LOC109111261 gene encoding myelin protein P0-like isoform X4: MPSGLIPFSLHLFSFLHPSLSRNPSHTDLRGDRREIMLSVLALTSIVLLGIASQTTAIVVYTSWERHALVGTDVRLSCSFFSWQWTSPDVTFSWHYRPDGAKDSIAIFHYAGGAPYVDNKGPFRDRLEFVGNPSRRDGSILIKNVDFADNGTFTCDAKNPPDIAGRPSHVRLLVFEKVPVQAGVITGAIIGVVLGLLILIVAIYYLMRFLVARRVFSLSMSKHGKKGKGKEGSQQKQHF, encoded by the exons ATGCCCTCTGGTCTCATTCCATTCTCCCTCCATCTCTTCTCCTTTCTCCATCCCTCGCTCTCTCGGAACCCCTCACATACTGACCTGCGGGGAGATCGGAGGGAGATCATGCTGTCTGTACTGGCACTGACGTCCATTGTGCTCTTGGGCATAG CCTCTCAGACCACGGCTATTGTTGTGTACACAAGCTGGGAGAGACATGCGCTGGTGGGCACAGATGTCAGACTCTCCTGCTCTTTCTTCTCTTGGCAATGGACTTCTCCAGACGTAACCTTCTCATGGCATTACCGTCCAGATGGGGCAAAAGACAGCATCGCT ATTTTCCACTATGCAGGCGGAGCACCCTATGTGGATAACAAAGGCCCGTTCCGGGACCGTCTGGAATTTGTGGGGAACCCCAGTCGCCGCGATGGTTCTATCCTGATCAAGAACGTTGACTTTGCAGACAATGGAACCTTCACCTGTGATGCCAAGAACCCACCTGACATTGCTGGCCGCCCCTCTCACGTTCGATTGCTTGTGTTTGAGAAGG ttcCAGTGCAGGCTGGTGTGATAACAGGGGCTATTATTGGCGTAGTGTTGGGACTGCTGATCCTCATTGTGGCAATTTACTATCTCATGCGTTTCCTGGTCGCCAGACGAGTGTTCAGCTTGAGCATGAG TAAACATGGCAAGAAAGGCAAAGGAAAAGAAGGATCACAGCAAAAACAG CACTTctga